A genome region from Taeniopygia guttata chromosome 5, bTaeGut7.mat, whole genome shotgun sequence includes the following:
- the TALDO1 gene encoding transaldolase (The RefSeq protein has 1 substitution compared to this genomic sequence) has product MSVSPVKRQKMESALDQLKHHTTVVADTGDFNAIDEYKPLDATTNPSLILAAAQMPAYQKLVDDAVAYGKKLGGSEEEQIKNASDKLFVLFGAEILKRIPGRVSTEVDARLSFDQEGMIQRARRLIDLYKEVGVGKDRILIKLSSTWEGIQAGRVLEAEYGIHCNMTLLFSFAQAVACAEAGVTLISPFVGRILDWYVANGDKKTYEPSEDPGVKSVTKIYNYYKKFGYKTIVMGASFRNTGQIKALTGCDYLTISPKLLAELSKEHVKLTPTLSVKEAQACDLEKIHLDEKAFRWHHNEDQMAVEKLSDGIRRFAADAVKLERMLKERMFSTENGK; this is encoded by the exons ATGTCGGTGTCCCCCGTGAAGCGGCAGAAGATGGAGTCCGCGCTGGACCAGCTCAAGCACCACACCACGGTGGTGGCCGACACCGGGGATTTCAACG cCATAGATGAGTACAAACCCCTGGATGCCACCACAAACCCCTCCCTGATCCTTGCTGCAGCTCAGATGCCAGCATACCAGAAGCTTGTGGATGATGCTGTTGCCTACGGGAAGAAGCTTGGTGG GTCAGAAGAGGAGCAGATCAAAAATGCTTCTGACAAACTTTTTGTATTATTTGGAGCTGAAATCCTGAAGAGGATACCTGGCCGTGTGTCCACAGAAGTAGATGCAAG GTTGTCCTTTGATCAGGAAGGAATGATTCAAAGGGCAAGGCGCCTCATCGACCTCTACAAGGAAGTAGGAGTTGGTAAAGATCGGATTCTCATCAAGCTCTCTTCAACGTGGGAGGGAATCCAGGCTGGCAG GGTTCTGGAGGCCGAGTATGGGATTCACTGCAACATGACCTTGCTGTTCTCCTTTGCTCAGGCTGTTGCCTGTGCTGAAGCTGGAGTTACTCTGATTTCCCCATTTGTGGGACGGATCCTGGACTGGTACGTTGCAAATGGAGACAAGAAAACCTATGAGCCTTCAGAGGATCCAG GAGTGAAGAGTGTCACCAAGATCTACAACTACTACAAAAAATTTGGGTACAAAACCATCGTGATGGGCGCCTCGTTTCGCAACACGGGCCAGATCAAAGCGCTCACGGGCTGTGACTATCTCACCATTTCACCCAagctcctggcagagctcagcaaaGAGCACGTCAAGTTAACTCCCACACTCAGTGTCAAAGAGG ctcaggcGTGCGATCTTGAGAAGATCCACCTGGACGAGAAGGCATTCCGCTGGCACCACAACGAAGACCAAATGGCTGTGGAAAAGCTCTCTGATGGGATCAGGAGATTTGCTGTAGATGCAGTTAAGCTGGAGAGGATGTTAAAG
- the LOC115495460 gene encoding uncharacterized protein — protein sequence MRRDRRSERCAGPGPGLLPVLCGTRGAEVGPGTGPGPGNSVRVLPVSAGGPGASGLRVLEPQDRGGIGAGIGTGIAAGRRSRSGTGADRARRFRSRSDRGRCGAALPPGLRAGPAAAVGSRGCAGAGPGRRRRFPGAGAGSRLEAGGARGPPGPAPGPLRGAAPSAPPERGALWRTRSGAASAAAPGARSRRAAAPGARSRRAAAPGARSRRAAAPGARSRRAAAPGARSRRAAAPGARSRRAAAPGARSRPRNERGCIAAGRRSRSGPCPVLPLLLRLCPGRDGPRRGSVLLGPLIRHLPGRNEQAKS from the exons ATGCGGCGGGACCGGCGCTCGGAGCGCTGTGCGGGCCCTGGGCCGGGGCTGCTGCCGGTGCTGTGCGGAACTCGCGGCGCTGAGGTGGGGCCGGGAACGGGACCCGGGCCGGGGAATTCGGTCCGGGTCCTGCCGGTGTCtgctgggggtcccggggcgaGTGGGCTGCGGGTCCTGGAGCCGCAAGACCGGGGCGGGATTGGGGCAGGGATCGGGACAGGAATCGCCGCGGGGAGGCGGAGCCGCTCCGGGACGGGCGCGGACCGAGCCCGGCGCTTCCGCTCCCGCTCGGACCGCGGCCGGTGTGGGGCTGCGCTCCCGCCGGGGCTCCGGGCAGGTCCCGCCGCGGCCGTGGGgagccggggctgtgccggggccgggcccggcagGAGGCGGCGCTTTCCCGGAGCAGGCGCTGGATCGCGGCTGGAagcgggcggggcgcggggaccgcccgggccggccccgggACCCCTCAGGGGCGCCGCTCCCTCAGCGCCGCCCGAGAGGGGCGCCCTCTGGCGGACACGGAGCGGCGCTGCGAGCGCGGCGGCCCCCGGTGCGCGCTCCCGCCGGGCGGCGGCCCCCGGTGCGCGCTCCCGCCGGGCGGCGGCCCCCGGTGCGCGCTCCCGCCGGGCGGCGGCCCCCGGTGCGCGCTCCCGCCGGGCGGCGGCCCCCGGTGCGCGCTCCCGCCGGGCGGCGGCCCCCGGTGCGCGCTCCCGCCGGGCGGCGGCCCCCGGTGCGCGCTCCCGCCCGCGGAACGAGCGCGGCTGCATCGCCGCGGGCCGGAGGAGCCGTTCCGGGCCGTGCCCGGTGCTGCCGCTCCTGCTCAGACTGTGCCCGGGGCGGGAcgggccccgccggggctcaGTTCTGCTCGGGCCGCTCATCCGACACCTGCCGG GGAGAAATGAGCAAGCCAAGTCCTGA